From Oncorhynchus keta strain PuntledgeMale-10-30-2019 chromosome 25, Oket_V2, whole genome shotgun sequence, one genomic window encodes:
- the mrpl40 gene encoding 39S ribosomal protein L40, mitochondrial: protein MSIAVSRALCRVLSRQTAVPTNVSSLMGVDGHVSQGPWFASVLTLKTSAPLRAEPKKKKKVDPRREQMVRERLKKKLKKLERVPPELIPIEDFTTPAKYMDETRVRGAPQLPFEESERRALLLKEWSRYKQTQHRAEMEAVGLAVEAQREALEELRLESEELYQAALRPDPLLFPFNHQGPSYTPPKAQYEAPEGKYNNITKVYTQ from the exons ATGTCCATTGCTGTATCGCGTGCCCTGTGTAGAGTAttgtccagacagactgcagtGCCAACTAACGTTAG CTCTTTGATGGGAGTGGACGGTCATGTCAGTCAAGGTCCTTGGTTTGCATCTGTCCTCACATTGAAGACATCTGCGCCACTAAG AGCAGAgcccaagaagaagaagaaagtgGACCCTCGTAGAGAgcagatggtgagagagagactgaagaagAAATTGAAGAAGCTGGAGAGAGTTCCTCCTGAGCTCATTCCCATTGAAGACTTCACAACCCCAGCCAAATACATGGACGAGACCAG GGTGCGTGGTGCTCCTCAGCTTCCCTTTGAGGAGAGTGAACGTCGGGCTCTACTGCTGAAGGAGTGGTCCCGCTACAAACAG ACCCAACACCGGGCAGAGATGGAGGCAGTAGGCCTGGCTGTGGAGGCCCAGAGGGAGGCTCTGGAGGAGCTGAGGCTGGAGTCAGAGGAGCTCTACCAGGCAGCACTGAGGCCAGACCCCTTGCTCTTCCCCTTCAACCACCAGGGACCCAGCTACACACCGCCCAAGGCCCAGTATGAGGCACCTGAAGGCAAATACAACAACATCACCAAAGTCTACACCCAGTGA